Genomic window (Syntrophorhabdaceae bacterium):
CATGTGCTGTCTCACGATCTCCACCACTTCCATCAAGGAATCTCCGTACGAGGCGTGGCGAAGATGGGGAAGGACGCTTTCGCTCGGGTGAAACCCTATGGGCAGAGCGACTGCCTTGAACATGCCCACGTCTCCCTCGCCGTCTCCCACCGCGCAGGCCTCCTCGGGAGTAAGGCCCCTCTCTTCGAGTATTTGTTCCACGAGATGACCCTTGGTCTCATAATCCACATTTATTCTGATGTCGCCCGTAAGCCTGCCGTTTTCGCTCATAAGGTCGTTTGAGAGGGCCATATGAACGCCCAGCTCTTCCCTGACTTTTTCCACGAGAAGAGAAAGGCCGGTGGAAAGGATGACGGTGTGAATGCCCATGGCTTGAAGCGCTTCCACGGCCTGCCGGGACCCTTCGTGGTAGGGGATCTCCTCCACCATCTCCTGCACGCGTGAGACGGGAAGGCCCTTCCAGAGCATGGCGTCCC
Coding sequences:
- a CDS encoding HAD family phosphatase; the protein is MAVKIAFLDCDGTLTRVKSSWEYLHRRLQIWDNKADEYQKLFRAGAIDYYEFCRRDAMLWKGLPVSRVQEMVEEIPYHEGSRQAVEALQAMGIHTVILSTGLSLLVEKVREELGVHMALSNDLMSENGRLTGDIRINVDYETKGHLVEQILEERGLTPEEACAVGDGEGDVGMFKAVALPIGFHPSESVLPHLRHASYGDSLMEVVEIVRQHMQRP